Proteins from a single region of uncultured Cohaesibacter sp.:
- the fliJ gene encoding flagellar export protein FliJ → MKSRDSLLRLKRFQVDEKRRQVGQIELMITEFEGMIRDLDTQIAVEEQKAGISDVAHFAYPTFAKAAHQRKENLLVSISDLNEQLDRAQDQLREAIGELKKVEKLEERDHQREQAAIEQAEQDELDDFTMIGRHRAR, encoded by the coding sequence ATGAAGTCGCGTGATAGTCTCCTCCGCCTTAAGCGCTTTCAGGTTGATGAAAAGCGCCGTCAGGTTGGACAGATTGAATTGATGATCACTGAGTTCGAGGGCATGATCCGGGATCTAGACACCCAGATTGCCGTCGAAGAACAAAAAGCGGGCATCAGTGATGTCGCGCATTTCGCCTATCCCACGTTCGCCAAGGCTGCGCATCAGCGTAAGGAAAACCTGCTTGTTTCGATCTCTGATCTGAATGAACAGCTGGACCGTGCGCAGGATCAGCTACGCGAAGCGATTGGTGAATTGAAAAAGGTCGAAAAGCTCGAAGAACGCGATCATCAGCGTGAGCAGGCTGCCATCGAGCAGGCCGAGCAGGACGAACTTGACGATTTCACCATGATTGGTCGACATCGGGCGCGTTAA
- the hemG gene encoding menaquinone-dependent protoporphyrinogen IX dehydrogenase, translated as MSTIAIYYASQDGQARKISSFLAGQISKSDQQQITVSLNDLASGRPSEGDIGDIDIIVVVAAIRYGRHLKPADQFLQRHVDHLSGKRLVLLSVNLTARKPHKRSVENSVYLKKWLERHPRLSPVLVRAIAGRLDYPRYSFFDRLMIRLIMSITKGPTDPSATIEFTDWEQVRELADEIAAIR; from the coding sequence ATGTCAACCATCGCCATCTATTACGCCAGTCAGGATGGGCAGGCTCGCAAGATCTCGTCATTTCTTGCCGGGCAGATATCCAAATCTGATCAACAGCAAATCACGGTATCGCTCAACGATCTCGCCAGTGGGCGTCCGTCTGAGGGCGACATTGGTGACATAGACATAATTGTCGTGGTGGCTGCCATTCGCTATGGGCGGCATCTCAAGCCGGCCGATCAGTTTCTTCAAAGACATGTAGATCATTTGTCCGGGAAGCGGCTTGTGCTGTTGTCGGTCAATCTGACCGCGCGCAAGCCCCACAAGCGCAGTGTCGAGAACAGTGTCTATCTGAAAAAATGGCTCGAGCGCCATCCCCGGCTGTCGCCGGTCCTTGTGCGCGCTATCGCCGGCCGTCTTGATTATCCCCGCTATTCTTTCTTTGATCGTCTGATGATCCGGCTGATCATGTCGATCACCAAAGGGCCGACCGACCCGTCCGCGACTATCGAGTTCACCGATTGGGAGCAGGTGAGGGAGCTTGCCGACGAGATTGCAGCCATCCGATAA
- the fliI gene encoding flagellar protein export ATPase FliI: MQNLISKLDDITARHAYGRVTSIQGHLVEVAGPLFEMSVGSMLTIHAEGREPARCEVVGFSTDRALCLPFSELEGIRLGCRAVLHGPAVIRPTRDWLGRMVNAFGDPIDGKGPLPRGHRSVPLRRKPPAAHLRMRVGGPMDVGVRALNVFTTLCQGQRMGIFAGSGVGKSVLMSMLARNASSEVNVIGLIGERGREVQEFVQDDLGEEGLQRSIVVVATSDEMALMRRQAAYLTMALAEYFREDGKQVLCMMDSVTRFAQAQREIGLAAGEPPTSKGYTPTVFAELPKLLERAGPGEKNEGAVTGLFTVLVEGDNHNEPVADAVRGILDGHIVMERAIAERGRYPAINILKSVSRTLPKAADPAFWPAVLQARQHMATYSDMEELIRLGAYKQGSDPNVDLAIALHDPLEAFLSQNKEEATSLEDGYRLLASILGMQSKQGNSGL, translated from the coding sequence GTGCAGAATCTGATCAGCAAGCTCGATGACATCACTGCCCGCCATGCATATGGGCGGGTGACGTCCATTCAGGGGCATCTGGTGGAGGTGGCCGGGCCCCTGTTTGAAATGAGTGTGGGGTCCATGCTGACCATTCATGCGGAGGGGCGTGAACCGGCCCGATGCGAGGTGGTCGGCTTTTCGACAGACCGTGCGCTTTGTCTGCCGTTTTCCGAGCTTGAGGGCATTCGGCTGGGGTGTCGTGCGGTGCTTCATGGCCCCGCCGTGATCCGCCCGACCCGTGATTGGCTCGGGCGTATGGTCAATGCCTTTGGGGATCCGATTGACGGCAAGGGACCACTGCCGCGCGGGCATCGTTCTGTGCCGCTGCGGCGCAAGCCTCCAGCAGCCCATTTGCGCATGCGCGTGGGCGGGCCGATGGACGTCGGGGTTCGCGCTCTTAATGTTTTTACCACGCTCTGTCAGGGCCAGCGCATGGGTATTTTTGCCGGGTCTGGCGTCGGAAAATCGGTTCTGATGTCGATGCTCGCGCGAAATGCAAGTTCAGAAGTTAACGTTATCGGCCTGATCGGCGAGCGCGGGCGCGAGGTGCAGGAGTTCGTGCAGGATGATCTGGGCGAGGAAGGCCTGCAGCGTTCGATCGTCGTTGTGGCCACATCCGATGAAATGGCCTTGATGCGGCGACAGGCTGCCTATCTGACCATGGCGCTGGCTGAATATTTCCGCGAGGATGGCAAGCAGGTTCTGTGCATGATGGACTCTGTCACGCGCTTTGCGCAGGCCCAAAGGGAAATCGGTCTTGCCGCCGGTGAGCCGCCGACATCGAAGGGATATACGCCCACGGTTTTCGCAGAATTGCCAAAACTTCTCGAAAGAGCCGGCCCTGGAGAAAAAAATGAGGGCGCTGTTACCGGACTTTTTACCGTTTTAGTGGAAGGTGATAATCACAATGAGCCTGTAGCAGATGCTGTCCGGGGTATTTTGGATGGTCATATTGTTATGGAAAGGGCCATTGCAGAGAGGGGAAGGTACCCCGCGATAAACATTTTGAAATCTGTTTCGCGTACCCTTCCCAAGGCTGCCGATCCGGCCTTCTGGCCAGCAGTCTTGCAGGCTCGGCAACATATGGCGACCTATTCGGATATGGAAGAGTTGATCCGACTGGGGGCCTATAAACAGGGAAGCGATCCAAATGTGGATTTGGCAATCGCTCTTCACGATCCACTGGAAGCCTTCCTGTCTCAGAACAAGGAAGAGGCGACCAGTCTAGAAGACGGATATCGATTGCTGGCATCCATTCTTGGAATGCAATCGAAACAGGGCAATTCGGGGCTTTAA